From Lagenorhynchus albirostris chromosome 15, mLagAlb1.1, whole genome shotgun sequence, one genomic window encodes:
- the SIGLEC1 gene encoding sialoadhesin yields the protein MDFLLQLLLLASSIPAGLTSWGVSSPQAVQGVRGSCLVIPCIFSFPASVEVPHGITTIWYYDYSGNRQVVSHSGDPQLVEARFQGRALLVGRAEHKSCSLLLRDLQPEDAGSYNFRFEISEGNRWSDVTGTVVTVTEEPSMPTIASPAELREGMEVDFNCSTPYACLQEPVSLQWQGQDPTRSVTSNLQKLEPTGIIHLETLHMALSWQDHGRTLRCQLSVAKHKTQGEIHLQVQYAPKGVKILLSPSGRNILPGDLVTLTCQVNNSYPQVSSVQWVKDGTHLKDQSHVLQLPQAAWADAGIYTCEAGNGVGSSVSPPVSLHVFMAEVQVSPAGSILENQTVTLACNTPKEAPSELRYRWYKNHALMEDTHSRILQLRSATRADTGFYFCEVQNAQGSERSGPVSVVVRHPPLAPDLTAFLETQAGLVGILQCSVVSEPMATLVLSHGGLILASTSGEGDRSPRFSLSSAPNSLHLEIRDLGPTDSGEYTCSATNSLGNASSTLDFHANAVRLLISPAAEVAEGQAVTLSCRSSLSPTPDTHFSWYRNGAFLLKGPSSSLLLPAASSTDAGSYHCWAQDGHSTSGPSSPAVLTVLYAPRQPMFTARLDLDTAGAGAGRRGLLLCRVDSDPPAQLRLLHRDHVVASSLPSGGSCSTCGGCSQRTKVTRAPNLLRVEIQDPVLEDEGMYLCEASSLLGNASASATFDAQATVLVITPSHTLQEGTGANLTCRVDREAGGPANFSWFRDGALWAQGPLETLTLLPVTRRDAALYACRILTEAGAQLSTPVVLSVLYPPDPPKLSALLDVDQGHTAVFICTVDSRPLAQLSLFHGEHLLATSSGPRLSSRGHLQAKATANSLQLEVQDLSLADSGSYRCEATNVLGSANTSLFFQVRGAWVRVSPSPELREGQAVVLSCQVSTGVLEGTSYRWYRDGQPLQEFTSATVHFAAITLSQAGAYHCQAQAPGSATTNLAVPVSLHVSYAPRQATLIPLMDTGPGRLGLLLCRVNSDPPAQLRLLHGDLLVASTLQGVGELAGSSPRLQVAVAPNTLRLEIHNAVLEDEGVYTCEATNALGQASASATFDAQAVSVQVWPKATVQEGQLVNLTCLVWATHMAQLTYTWYQDGQQRPGAVHSIRLPNVTVMDAASYRCGVLTPGQALHLSRPVTLDVIYAPRGMRLTYLLESRGGQLALVLCTVDSRPPAQLALSHAGRLLVSSTTDSVPNTLRLELWEPRPSDEGLYSCSARSPLGQANMSLELRLEGVQVTLAPSATVPEGAPVTVTCEDPAARPPTHYAWYHNSRWLQEGSAASLSFPMATRAHAGAYTCQVQDAQGTRSSQPTALHVLYAPRDAILSSFWDSRASPMAVVQCTVDSEPPAELALSRDGKVLATSHGVHGLAVGTGHVQVARNALRLRVQDVPSGDKDTYVCTARNLLGSISTMGQLQAEGVRVVAEPGLDVPEGTALNLSCHLPGSPGPMGNSTFAWFWNGRQLHTEPVPTLAFTHVALAQAGMYHCRAELPTGATTSAPVMLRVLYPPKTPTMMVFVEPEGGIQGILDCRVDSEPLASLTIHLGSRLVASSQPQVAPAEPHIHVSATPNALRVDIEELRPGDQGEYVCSASNALGSASAATYFGTRALHRLHLFQQLLWVLGLLAGLLFLLLGLGACYAWRRRHFHQLRVGENSMEMASQKETTQGEEVTGICDDSGPVNKAALGPACLHENSPVAPDFL from the exons GCCTGACCTCATGGGGCGTCTCCAGTCCCCAGGCTGTGCAGGGCGTAAGGGGTTCCTGCCTCGTCATCCCCTGCATCTTCAGCTTCCCTGCCAGCGTGGAGGTGCCCCACGGCATCACAACCATCTGGTACTATGACTACTCGGGCAACCGGCAGGTAGTGAGCCATTCCGGGGACCCCCAGCTGGTGGAGGCCCGTTTCCAAGGCCGTGCCCTACTGGTGGGGCGTGCCGAGCACAAGTCGTGCAGCCTGCTGCTGAGAGACCTGCAGCCCGAGGACGCGGGCTCCTACAACTTCCGCTTTGAGATCAGTGAGGGCAACCGCTGGTCAGATGTCACAGGCACAGTGGTCACCGTGACAG AGGAGCCCAGCATGCCCACCATTGCCTCACCAGCTGAGCTGCGCGAGGGCATGGAGGTGGACTTCAACTGCTCCACTCCCTACGCGTGCCTGCAGGAGCCAGTCAGTCTGCAGTGGCAAGGCCAGGACCCCACCCGCTCCGTCACCTCCAACCTCCAGAAGCTTGAGCCCACGGGCATCATCCACCTGGAGACCCTCCACATGGCCCTGTCCTGGCAGGACCATGGCCGGACCCTGCGCTGCCAGCTCTCGGTGGCCAAACACAAGACTCAGGGCGAGATTCACCTCCAAGTGCAGT ATGCCCCCAAGGGTGTGAAGATCCTCCTCAGCCCTTCGGGGCGAAACATCCTTCCAGGTGATCTGGTCACACTCACCTGCCAGGTGAATAACAGCTACCCTCAGGTCAGTTCCGTGCAGTGGGTCAAGGATGGGACGCACCTCAAAGACCAGAGTCATGTACTACAGCTGCCCCAGGCAGCCTGGGCCGATGCTGGCATCTACACCTGTGAAGCTGGGAATGGCGTGGGCTCTTCGGTCTCACCCCCTGTCAGCCTCCACGTCTTCA TGGCTGAGGTCCAGGTGAGCCCAGCAGGCTCCATCCTGGAGAACCAGACAGTGACGTTGGCCTGCAACACACCTAAAGAAGCGCCCAGCGAGCTGCGCTACAGGTGGTACAAGAACCACGCCCTGATGGAGGACACTCACAGCCGCATCCTCCAGCTGCGCTCAGCCACCAGGGCTGATACAGGCTTCTACTTCTGTGAGGTGCAGAATGCCCAGGGCAGCGAGCGCTCTGGCCCGGTCAGCGTGGTGGTCAGAC ACCCACCCCTCGCCCCGGACCTAACTGCCTTCCTGGAGACACAGGCAGGACTGGTGGGCATCCTCCAGTGCTCTGTGGTCAGCGAGCCCATGGCTACTCTGGTGTTGTCACATGGGGGCCTCATCCTGGCCTCCACTTCTGGGGAGGGTGACCGCAGCCCACGCTTCAGTCTCTCCTCTGCCCCCAACTCCCTGCACCTGGAGATTCGAGACCTGGGGCCAACTGACAGCGGAGAGTACACATGCTCAGCCACCAACTCTCTTGGGAATGCGTCCTCCACTCTGGACTTCCATGCCAATG CAGTCCGCCTCCTCATCAGCCCGGCAGCAGAGGTGGCAGAAGGGCAAGCAGTGACACTGAGCTGTAGGAGCAGCCTAAGCCCGACACCTGACACACACTTCTCCTGGTACCGGAATGGGGCCTTCCTTCTCAAGGGCCCCAGCAGCAGCCTTCTGCTCCCCGCTGCCTCCAGCACTGACGCCGGCTCATACCACTGTTGGGCCCAGGATGGCCATAGCACCAGCGGGCCCTCCTCACCTGCTGTCCTTACCGTCCTCT ATGCCCCACGCCAGCCCATGTTTACCGCCCGGCTGGACCTTGATACtgcaggagctggggctggaCGGCGAGGCCTCCTCTTGTGCCGTGTGGACAGTGACCCCCCCGCCCAGCTGCGGCTGCTCCACAGGGACCATGTCGTGGCCTCTTCCCTGCCATCCGGGGGCAGCTGTAGCACCTGTGGGGGCTGCTCCCAACGCACAAAAGTCACCAGGGCCCCCAACCTGCTGCGTGTAGAGATCCAAGACCCGGTGCTGGAAGACGAGGGCATGTACCTGTGCGAGGCCAGCAGTCTCCTGGGCAATGCCTCTGCCTCGGCGACCTTCGATGCCCAGG CCACTGTCCTGGTCATCACACCATCGCACACGCTGCAGGAGGGCACTGGAGCCAATCTGACTTGCAGGGTGGACCGGGAAGCCGGTGGCCCTGCCAACTTCTCCTGGTTCCGGGATGGGGCACTGTGGGCCCAGGGCCCCCTGGAGACCCTGACGCTGCTGCCTGTGACCAGAAGGGATGCTGCCCTGTATGCCTGCCGCATCCTCACCGAGGCTGGTGCCCAGCTCTCCACCCCTGTGGTCCTGAGTGTGCTCT ATCCCCCAGATCCTCCAAAGCTGTCAGCTCTCCTGGATGTGGACCAGGGCCACACGGCTGTGTTCATCTGTACTGTGGACAGTCGCCCTCTTGCCCAGCTGTCTCTGTTCCATGGGGAGCACCTCCTGGCCACCAGCTCAGGGCCCCGGCTCTCATCCCGTGGCCATCTCCAGGCCAAAGCCACAGCCAACTCCCTGCAGCTAGAGGTCCAAGACTTGAGCCTGGCGGACTCTGGCAGCTACCGCTGTGAGGCCACCAATGTCTTGGGATCAGCCAACACTTCCCTCTTCTTCCAGGTCCGAG GAGCCTGGGTCCGGGTGTCACCATCGCCTGAGCTCCGAGAGGGCCAGGCTGTGGTCTTGAGCTGCCAGGTATCCACAGGGGTCCTGGAGGGGACCTCATACCGCTGGTATCGGGATGGCCAGCCCCTCCAGGAGTTCACCTCGGCCACAGTCCATTTTGCAGCCATAACTTTGAGCCAAGCTGGGGCCTACCATTGCCAAGCCCAGGCTCCAGGCTCAGCCACCACGAACTTGGCTGTCCCCGTCAGCCTCCACGTGTCCT ATGCCCCTCGCCAGGCCACACTCATCCCCCTGATGGACACAGGCCCTGGGCGCCTGGGCCTCCTCCTGTGCCGTGTGAACAGCGACCCTCCAGCCCAGCTACGACTGCTCCACGGGGACCTCCTCGTGGCCTCTACCCTACAAGGTGTGGGGGAGCTTGCAGGCAGCTCTCCCCGGCTACAGGTGGCTGTGGCCCCCAACACGCTGCGTCTGGAGATCCACAATGCAGTGCTGGAGGATGAGGGCGTTTACACCTGCGAGGCCACCAACGCCCTGGGCCAGGCCTCGGCCTCAGCCACCTTTGATGCCCAGG ctGTGAGTGTGCAGGTGTGGCCAAAAGCCACCGTACAGGAGGGGCAGCTGGTGAACCTGACCTGCCTTGTATGGGCTACCCACATGGCCCAGCTCACCTATACATGGTACCAAGATGGGCAGCAGCGCCCAGGTGCTGTCCACTCCATCCGCCTGCCCAACGTCACGGTCATGGATGCTGCCTCCTACCGCTGTGGCGTGTTGACCCCTGGCCAGGCACTCCACCTCTCCAGACCCGTCACCCTGGACGTCATCT ATGCACCCCGCGGCATGCGCCTGACCTATCTCCTGGAGAGCCGCGGCGGGCAGCTGGCCCTGGTGCTGTGCACAGTGGACAGCCGCCCACCTGCCCAGCTAGCCCTCAGCCACGCTGGCCGTCTCCTGGTGTCCTCGACCACAGACTCTGTCCCCAACACCCTGAGGCTGGAGCTGTGGGAGCCTAGGCCCAGTGATGAGGGTCTCTACAGCTGCTCGGCCCGCAGTCCTCTGGGTCAGGCCAACATGTCCCTGGAGCTGCGGCTAGAGG GTGTGCAGGTGACCCTGGCTCCGTCAGCCACTGTGCCCGAGGGAGCCCCTGTCACAGTGACTTGTGAAGACCCTGCTGCCCGCCCACCCACCCACTATGCCTGGTACCACAACAGTCGTTGGCTGCAGGAGGGGTCAGCTGCCTCGCTCTCGTTCCCGATGGCTACACGGGCTCACGCGGGTGCCTACACCTGCCAGGTCCAGGATGCCCAGGGCACACGCAGCTCCCAGCCCACAGCGCTGCATGTCCTCT ATGCCCCTCGGGACGCTATCCtgtcctccttctgggactcaaGGGCCAGCCCCATGGCCGTGGTACAGTGCACTGTGGACAGTGAGCCACCTGCCGAGCTGGCCCTGTCCCGCGATGGCAAGGTGCTGGCCACCAGCCACGGGGTCCACGGCTTAGCAGTGGGGACGGGCCACGTCCAGGTGGCCCGCAACGCCCTGCGGCTGCGGGTGCAAGATGTGCCCTCAGGTGACAAGGACACCTACGTCTGCACAGCCCGCAACTTGTTGGGCTCAATCAGCACCATGGGGCAGCTGCAGGCAGAAG GTGTGCGCGTGGTGGCTGAGCCAGGGCTGGATGTGCCTGAGGGCACAGCGCTGAACCTGAGTTGTCACCTccctggcagccctgggcccATGGGGAACTCTACCTTTGCTTGGTTCTGGAATGGCCGGCAACTACACACAGAGCCTGTGCCCACCCTCGCCTTCACTCATGTGGCCCTCGCCCAAGCTGGGATGTACCACTGCCGGGCTGAGCTCCCCACTGGGGCCACCACCTCTGCTCCAGTCATGCTCCGGGTGCTCT ACCCTCCCAAGACACCCACCATGATGGTTTTTGTGGAGCCCGAGGGTGGCATCCAGGGCATTCTGGACTGCCGAGTGGACAGCGAGCCCCTAGCCAGCCTGACCATCCACCTTGGCAGTCGGCTGGTGGCCTCCAGCCAACCCCAGGTTGCTCCTGCCGAGCCACACATCCACGTCTCAGCCACCCCTAATGCCTTGAGGGTGGATATCGAGGAGCTGAGGCCTGGTGACCAGGGGGAATATGTGTGCTCTGCCTCCAAtgccctgggctctgcctctgcTGCCACCTACTTTGGAACCAGAG CCCTGCATCGCCTGCATCTGTTCCAGCAGCTACTCtgggtcctggggctgctggcagGCCTCCTCTTCCTACTGTTGGGCCTGGGGGCCTGCTACGCCTGGAG AAGGAGGCATTTTCATCAGCTGAGAGTGGGTGAAAATTCAATGGAGATGGCTTCTCAGAAGGAAACCACACAG ggggaGGAGGTTACCGGAATCTGTGACGACTCGGGCCCTGTGAACAAGGCAGCGTTGGGTCCTGCCTGCCTCCATGAAAACAGCCCTGTGGCACCTGACTTTCTATGA